A window of Saccopteryx leptura isolate mSacLep1 chromosome 5, mSacLep1_pri_phased_curated, whole genome shotgun sequence contains these coding sequences:
- the AAR2 gene encoding protein AAR2 homolog — protein MAAMQMDPELAKTLFFEGATVVILNMPKGTEFGIDYNSWEVGPKFRGVKMIPPGIHFFHYSSVDKANPRNVGPRMGFFLSLQQRGLVVLRWNAVQEEVDLSPAPEAEVEAMRANLQELDQFLGPYPYATLKKWISLTNFISEATMERLQPESRHICAFSEMLPVLSLKHTKDRVEQNLPRCGTECKSYQEGLARLPEMKPKAGTEIRFSELPTQMFPAGASPAEITRHSMDLSYALETVLSKQFPSSPQDVLGELQFAFVCFLLGNVYEAFEHWQRLLNLLCRSEAAMARHHALYIGLISVLYHQLGEIPADFFVDIVSQNNFLTSTLQVFFSSACSVAVNATLRQKAEKFQAHLTKKFRWDFEAEPEDCAPVVVELPEGVETG, from the exons ATGGCTGCCATGCAGATGGATCCTGAGCTTGCCAAGACCCTCTTCTTTGAAGGGGCCACTGTGGTCATCCTGAATATGCCCAAGGGGACAGAGTTTGGCATTGACTACAACTCGTGGGAGGTGGGGCCCAAGTTTCGGGGAGTGAAGATGATTCCACCAGGCATCCACTTCTTCCACTACAGCTCTGTGGACAAGGCCAATCCCAGGAATGTGGGCCCTCGTATGGGCTTCTTTCTCAGCCTGCAGCAGCGGGGGCTGGTGGTCTTGCGCTGGAACGCAGTCCAGGAAGAGGTAGACCTTTCCCCAGCCCCAGAGgccgaggtggaggccatgagggCCAACCTCCAGGAGCTGGACCAGTTCCTGGGACCCTACCCGTATGCCACGCTCAAGAAGTGGATCTCACTCACCAACTTCATCAGCGAGGCCACAATGGAGAGGCTGCAGCCCGAGAGCCGGCACATCTGTGCCTTCTCAGAGATGCTGCCGGTGCTCTCCCTGAAGCACACCAAGGACCGGGTGGAGCAGAATCTACCCCGCTGCGGCACTGAGTGCAAAAGCTACCAGGAAGGCCTGGCCCGGCTGCCTGAGATGAAGCCCAAAGCCGGCACCGAGATCCGCTTCTCGGAGCTGCCCACACAGATGTTCCCGGCAGGCGCCTCGCCAGCAGAGATCACCAGGCACAGCATGGACCTGAGCTATGCCCTGGAGACCGTGCTCAGCAAGCAGTTCCCCAGCAGCCCCCAGGATGTGCTCG GGGAACTTCAGTTTGCCTTTGTGTGCTTCCTGCTGGGGAACGTGTACGAGGCATTTGAGCACTGGCAGCGGCTCCTGAACCTCCTGTGCCGGTCAGAGGCGGCCATGGCGCGGCACCACGCCCTCTACATCGGCCTCATCTCCGTCCTGTACCACCAGCTGGGCGAGATCCCCGCCGACTTCTTCGTGGACATCGTCTCCCAGAACAACTTCCTCACCAGCACCTTACAG gttttcttttcctctgcctGCAGCGTTGCCGTGAATGCCACCCTGAGGCAGAAAGCTGAAAAGTTCCAAGCTCATCTGACCAAGAAGTTTCGGTGGGACTTTGAAGCGGAGCCCGAGGACTGCGCCCCGGTGGTGGTGGAGCTCCCCGAGGGTGTGGAGACCGGCTAG